From the genome of Desulfovibrio sp. JY:
CCAGCGGGCCGTAACCGCCTTTGCCGGCGCCCCGGCTGTTTCGTTCCGCATGGGCCGGTGGAATCTTTTCAAGCGGGCCATGGCCGTGCTGCCCGAGGTCGGTTTCCTGGTGGATTCGAGCGTTGCCCCGCTGCGCCATGTGCCGGGCGGGCCGGACCATTTTCGGGCCCCGGCCGATCCCTACTGGCTGCGCCCGGCCGGGCCGGAGGGCAAAAGCCTGCTCGAGGCCCCGACCACCCAGGTGCCGCTGGTGCCGGGAACGCCGCGACTGGCCCATGCCCTGGCGAAACGGCTGCCGCCGAAGGCCGGGAATGCGGTGCTTGGGGGATTTATGAAAACCGCGACGCTCGGGGTCAATCCGGTCTGGATGCCCGAGGCCACCATGCGACTGGCCGTGCGGACCCACGTCCGGCGCGGCGGCCGGGTGATCACGCTCTTCTGGCATTCCTCGGAACTCTTGCCCGGGGCCAGTCCGCATTTTCCGGATGAAGAAGCGGCGACGGCGTTTTTGGCCAAGGTCCGCCGCTTCGCCGACTGGTTGCGGCGGACCTTCGATGTGCGCGGGACGACGCTGAAAGGGCTTGTCGGTCCGGCTTTTAGCTGGCCTGACCGGAGTTCTCCGGCGACTCGTCCTTGTAGTACGGGGGATTGGGGCTGCTAGACAGGCCCCGGCCGTTCTTGTCGAAGATGGGGTAGCTTTTGCGGCCCCACTTCTGGAGGCGGAACTGGGCCGAGGTGGCCAGCACGCCGAGACCGTAGGTGCAGCTGCGGCGGAAATTGATGGACGAGGCTTCCTCGAAATACTTGGTCGGGCAGGACACCTCGCCGATGCGGAAGCCGAAGTAGACGGTCTGGGCCAGCATCTGGTTGTCGAAGACGAAGTCGTCGGAATTTTCCCAAAGCGGCAGGGTTTCCAGCACCTTCCGGGAGAAGGCCCGGTAGCCGGTGTGGTACTCCGAGAGCTTGGCCCCGAGCAGCAGGTTCTGGGTCAGGGTCAGGAAGCGGTTGGAAACGTATTTGTACATGGGCATGCCGCCGCGAAGGGCCGTACCGCCGAGGATGCGCGAGGCGATGACCGCGTCGTATTCGTCGCTGGTCACCAGGTTGGCCATGGCCGGGATGATCTTCGGCGTGTACTGGTAGTCGGGGTGGACCATGATGACCACGTCGGCGCCGGTCTTCAAGGCCTCGGCGTAACAGGTCTTCTGGTTGCGGCCGTAGCCCCAGTTTTGTTCGTGGCGGAAGCAGCGCAGGCCAAGCTTCTGCGCCTGCTCGATGGTGTTGTCCCGGCTGCAATCGTCGACGAGAATGACCTCGTCCACAATGTCCTTGGGAACTTCGTCATAGGTGCGTTCGAGGGTGGAGGCCGCATTGTAGGCGGGCATGACCACCACCACTTTTTTTCCGTGCATCATGGGTTGTCGCTCCAGAGGGGATCGCCGGATCGGAAGCGAAACGGCGGAATGCGCCGCGTGTTGCTGTGACGCGGCCAAACGAGGCACTAATCCCGAAATCGGGGTGTCTGTCAACCTTTGCCGGGGGGAGGAGGGCGAAGAGGGTGCGAGAGGGGAACCCTTTTTGAAAAAAGGGTTCCCCTCTCGCGCTCTCCCCTCCCCAAAACTTTTAACGGTGATGGGTCTTGTAATGGCAACATCCTGTAACTATTAAAAGTCTTTGGGATGGGGGCCCGGGGGAAACCCTTTCTCCAGAAAGGGTTTCCCCCGGTCTCTTACATCCGTTCCCGGAGCGGCCAGCCCAGGGGCGGCGGTTCGCGGGTGGGCAGCACGGCGCATCCGTCCGGGCCGTCGCTTTGGGCCGGGACCGCGTTTGCGGGCAGGGGCAGTCCGCTAAAGTCCGTACCCGCCAGGCGCACGTCCAGGCTGAGCCGCGTTTCGGGCGCGCTCCACAGCTGCGCGCCGCCGCCGGACAGGGCGAAGCGCACGTAGAGCTTTTTCGCCGGATGGGGCAGCCGCACTTCCCGGGCCATGCGCATTTTGCCGCCGTACCAGAAAAAATCCCCCGCGCTGCGCAGTGTTCCAA
Proteins encoded in this window:
- a CDS encoding glycosyltransferase family 2 protein; this encodes MMHGKKVVVVMPAYNAASTLERTYDEVPKDIVDEVILVDDCSRDNTIEQAQKLGLRCFRHEQNWGYGRNQKTCYAEALKTGADVVIMVHPDYQYTPKIIPAMANLVTSDEYDAVIASRILGGTALRGGMPMYKYVSNRFLTLTQNLLLGAKLSEYHTGYRAFSRKVLETLPLWENSDDFVFDNQMLAQTVYFGFRIGEVSCPTKYFEEASSINFRRSCTYGLGVLATSAQFRLQKWGRKSYPIFDKNGRGLSSSPNPPYYKDESPENSGQAS
- a CDS encoding polysaccharide deacetylase family protein; translation: MGKKPLAVVISLDVEEEGLFSGSYPREGAGLSNIARLRKLAFLPRDFDLPLTFLCDYPVAVDPASGEIILDLVSRVGGEIGAHLHPWNTPPFPDMPWPEPVSTAVMPLDVFRAKLVTLQRAVTAFAGAPAVSFRMGRWNLFKRAMAVLPEVGFLVDSSVAPLRHVPGGPDHFRAPADPYWLRPAGPEGKSLLEAPTTQVPLVPGTPRLAHALAKRLPPKAGNAVLGGFMKTATLGVNPVWMPEATMRLAVRTHVRRGGRVITLFWHSSELLPGASPHFPDEEAATAFLAKVRRFADWLRRTFDVRGTTLKGLVGPAFSWPDRSSPATRPCSTGDWGC